Proteins encoded within one genomic window of Candidatus Syntrophocurvum alkaliphilum:
- a CDS encoding alpha/beta fold hydrolase, with protein sequence MLFNQFNNREELLKMFIPPDMLAQQKKTKRYWSILNELKNPKTTWCTPNNIIYEHQTLRLRHFPNRDDTTARRPVLILPPQAGHHSNLADYSPAQSLVRVFHRYGYDVYVTQWLSATPEYKNLGISDYIRLTDEAVEEVRRRTGIFKIHLVGQCQGGWQATIYTCLYQDKIATLIKAAAPIDMQAAPSPIVDDAQLPMSFFEYLVARGNGLMDGKYILMGFKNMQAEEHYVRKYQRLWKWIQEDDEDNIKRFIRFENWYEYTQMLPGKFYLEIIKNIFKENNLTKPGAMKIDGKPVDLRNINCPVIIMAGAKDHITPPPQAFALKNYISTPEENVIEILTEGGHIGTLMGTESLREDWSRVNEVLKLVI encoded by the coding sequence ATGTTGTTTAATCAATTTAATAATAGAGAAGAACTACTTAAAATGTTTATACCACCAGATATGTTAGCTCAACAAAAAAAAACGAAGAGATATTGGAGTATATTAAATGAATTAAAAAACCCTAAAACTACTTGGTGTACACCCAACAATATTATCTATGAGCATCAAACATTGCGTTTGAGGCATTTTCCTAATAGAGATGATACTACAGCAAGAAGGCCAGTATTAATTCTACCACCTCAGGCTGGACACCATTCAAACTTGGCTGATTATTCACCTGCGCAAAGCTTAGTTAGGGTATTCCATAGGTATGGTTATGATGTATATGTTACACAATGGCTTTCGGCAACTCCTGAATACAAAAATTTGGGAATAAGTGATTATATCCGTCTTACTGATGAAGCGGTAGAAGAGGTTCGTAGAAGAACGGGAATATTTAAAATTCACTTAGTGGGTCAATGTCAAGGAGGTTGGCAAGCTACAATATACACTTGTTTATATCAAGATAAAATTGCAACCTTAATAAAAGCTGCTGCTCCAATTGATATGCAGGCAGCACCTTCTCCAATTGTTGATGATGCACAACTTCCTATGAGTTTCTTTGAATACTTAGTTGCACGTGGGAATGGCTTAATGGACGGTAAATATATTCTTATGGGTTTTAAAAATATGCAAGCAGAAGAACATTATGTGCGTAAGTACCAAAGATTATGGAAGTGGATACAAGAAGATGATGAAGATAATATTAAAAGGTTTATTCGATTTGAAAATTGGTATGAATATACCCAGATGCTTCCGGGTAAGTTTTATTTAGAAATAATAAAGAATATTTTCAAAGAAAACAACCTAACTAAACCAGGAGCAATGAAAATTGATGGTAAGCCAGTTGACTTAAGAAACATAAATTGTCCCGTTATAATAATGGCAGGAGCTAAAGATCATATAACACCACCCCCACAAGCATTTGCACTTAAAAATTATATAAGTACACCTGAGGAAAATGTTATAGAAATATTAACAGAAGGTGGACATATAGGTACGCTAATGGGAACAGAATCATTAAGAGAAGATTGGAGTAGAGTTAATGAAGTTCTAAAATTAGTTATATAG
- the crcB gene encoding fluoride efflux transporter CrcB, with the protein MTVLYVAVGGAIGAVLRYLLASYVSMRWLSAFPWGTLIVNMSGCFVVGYLILKGLETGLVSSNWKLFLVIGIGGAFTTFSSFSVETLMLFRDGLYLKGILNILTNIVLCLIATSAGFVIAKVT; encoded by the coding sequence TTGACAGTACTTTACGTAGCTGTAGGAGGAGCAATTGGAGCAGTTTTACGCTATTTGTTAGCGTCATATGTTAGTATGAGGTGGCTTTCTGCATTTCCTTGGGGAACATTAATTGTTAATATGTCGGGTTGCTTTGTTGTTGGATATTTAATTTTAAAAGGATTAGAAACAGGTTTAGTGAGTAGTAACTGGAAACTTTTTTTAGTTATTGGAATAGGGGGAGCGTTTACCACTTTTTCATCCTTTTCTGTTGAAACTTTAATGCTTTTTAGAGATGGATTATATTTAAAAGGCATTTTAAACATACTTACTAATATAGTTTTATGTTTAATTGCAACTAGTGCAGGTTTTGTAATTGCTAAAGTTACCTGA
- a CDS encoding DUF190 domain-containing protein translates to MGKFKFSGPAKRLRIYIGEQAKYKGISLYHALVLKAKEMDMAGITVIKGIEGFGANVRIQTSRLVELSSDLPIIVEVVDSTDYIDNYILAIEHLIEDGLVTIDDVEIIKYSSYLGGRLKRLQRENE, encoded by the coding sequence ATGGGTAAATTTAAATTTTCTGGTCCTGCTAAAAGGTTAAGAATATATATAGGAGAGCAGGCAAAGTATAAAGGGATATCTCTTTATCATGCTCTTGTGTTAAAAGCTAAAGAAATGGATATGGCAGGGATAACAGTAATAAAAGGTATTGAGGGTTTTGGAGCTAATGTAAGAATTCAAACTAGTCGTTTGGTAGAGTTATCTTCAGATTTACCAATAATTGTAGAAGTAGTAGATAGCACAGATTACATAGATAACTACATATTAGCTATAGAACACCTTATAGAAGATGGACTAGTAACCATAGATGATGTTGAAATTATAAAGTATTCAAGCTATTTAGGTGGACGCTTAAAACGTTTACAGAGAGAAAATGAATAA